Proteins from a genomic interval of Arachis hypogaea cultivar Tifrunner chromosome 10, arahy.Tifrunner.gnm2.J5K5, whole genome shotgun sequence:
- the LOC112716542 gene encoding UDP-arabinopyranose mutase 1, translating into MANLGPANTAGTAVTPTPLLKDELDIVIPTIRNLDFLEMWRPFFQPYHLIIVQDGDPTKTIKVPPGFDYELYNRNDINKILGPRASCISFKDSACRCFGYMVSKKKYIYTIDDDCFVANDPSGKAINALEQHIKNLLCPSTPFFFNTLYEPYREGADFVRGYPFSLREGVPTAVSHGLWLNIPDYDAPTQLVKPLERNTRYVDAILTIPKGTLFPMCGMNLAFDRDLIGPAMYFGLMGDGQPIGRYDDMWAGWCCKVITDHLGLGIKTGLPYIYHSKASNPFVNLRKEYKGIFWQEDIIPFFQNVVLPKECTTVQKCYIELSKQVKEKLSKVDPYFDKLADAMVTWIEAWDELNPQKPTTAKA; encoded by the exons atgGCTAACCTAGGCCCCGCCAACACGGCCGGCACCGCCGTGACGCCGACGCCTTTGCTGAAGGACGAGCTTGACATTGTGATCCCAACAATAAGAAACCTGGATTTTTTGGAGATGTGGAGGCCGTTTTTCCAGCCATATCATCTCATCATTGTTCAGGACGGTGATCCAACCAAGACCATCAAGGTGCCTCCGGGCTTCGATTACGAGCTCTATAACCGAAACGACATTAACAAGATTCTTGGACCCAGGGCCTCTTGTATCTCCTTCAAGGACTCCGCTTGCCGCTGCTTCGGTTACATGGTTTCCAAGAAGAAATACATCTATACCATTGATGATGACTGTTTC GTTGCAAATGATCCATCTGGAAAGGCGATCAACGCACTTGAGCAGCACATAAAGAACCTTCTGTGTCCATCAACACCTTTCTTCTTCAACACGCTCTATGAGCCTTACAGAGAAGGTGCAGATTTCGTGCGCGGCTACCCTTTCAGTCTTCGCGAAGGTGTACCCACTGCTGTCTCTCATGGTCTCTGGCTCAACATCCCGGATTATGACGCTCCTACACAGCTTGTCAAGCCTCTCGAGAGGAACACCAG GTATGTTGATGCTATTTTGACGATTCCGAAAGGAACATTGTTCCCAATGTGCGGAATGAACTTGGCCTTCGACCGCGATCTCATTGGACCGGCAATGTACTTCGGCCTGATGGGTGATGGCCAGCCCATCGGACGCTACGACGACATGTGGGCTGGCTGGTGCTGCAAG GTGATCACGGACCACTTGGGGCTGGGAATCAAGACTGGACTTCCGTACATCTACCACAGCAAGGCAAGCAACCCATTTGTGAATCTGAGGAAAGAGTACAAAGGAATATTCTGGCAGGAAGATATCATCCCATTCTTCCAGAACGTTGTTCTCCCAAAAGAATGCACAACTGTTCAGAAATGCTACATTGAACTCTCCAAGCAAGTCAAAGAGAAGCTCTCAAAGGTTGACCCTTACTTTGACAAGCTTGCAGATGCAATGGTTACATGGATTGAAGCTTGGGATGAACTTAACCCTCAAAAGCCAACCACTGCCAAAGCATag
- the LOC112716543 gene encoding uncharacterized protein produces MVKVATYFAMTLGAFIFWQSMDRVHVWIALHQDEKKERQEKEAEIRRVREELLRQQQLQNTQKDS; encoded by the exons atggTGAAGGTGGCCACGTATTTTGCTATGACTCTTGGAGCATTCATCTTCTGGCAGTCTATGGACAGGGTCCATGTCTGGATCGCACTTCATCAGGACGAAAAG AAGGAAAGGCAGGAGAAGGAAGCTGAGATCAGAAGAGTCAGAGAAGAATTGTTGCGCCAGCAGCAGCTCCAGAACACTCAAAAGGATTCTTGA
- the LOC112716544 gene encoding cytochrome P450 85A has protein sequence MLPSVCMVFFLYENSRSRKPIYMCVYVTLFKARLVPFIFILSVLSLLLTTFRKKEKHQMAFTFIAIVGGVLFLFCFFSALLRWNEVRYVKKNKGLPPGTMGWPLFGETSEFLKQGPNFMKNKRARYGSFFKSHILGSPTIISMDEELNRYILMNESKGIVPGYPKSMVDILGNCNIAAVHGSTHKYLRGALLSIIGPTMVRDQLLTKIDHFMRSHLSNWDNQVLDIQRKTKEMTFLLSLMMVVSMESSRISDSIMPEYFKMVSGTISLPIDLPRTKYRRGCQARKALVSILREVIEERRKSQETHRDMLGVLMGNDDESRQKLSDEEIIDLLIAVMYSGYETVSATSMMAVKYLQDHPKALEELREEHLAIRQRKKPDESIDFNDLKSMRFTRAVIFETARLATIVNGVLRKTIQDVELNGYLIPKGWKIYVFIREINYDPFLYPEPLKFNPWRWLQDQSLESKNHFLVFGRGTRLCPGKDLGIAEISTFLHYLVTRYRWEAAGNDKLVKFPRVSAPNGLHIRVSSY, from the exons ATGCTACCTTCTGTTTGTATGGTTTTTTTCTTATATGAAAATAGTAGGTCAAGGAAacctatatatatgtgtgtttatgTGACTCTTTTTAAAGCGAGGCTTgtaccttttatttttattctctctGTTTTGAGCCTTTTGCTAACAActtttagaaagaaagaaaagcaccAGATGGCTTTTACATTCATTGCAATTGTTGGTGGTGTTTTGTTCTTGTTCTGTTTTTTCTCTGCTCTCTTGAGATGGAATGAAGTGAGGTACGTGAAAAAGAATAAAGGTTTGCCACCAGGTACAATGGGGTGGCCACTTTTTGGAGAAACATCTGAGTTTCTTAAACAAGGTCCTAActtcatgaaaaacaaaagagCAAG GTATGGCAGTTTTTTCAAATCACACATATTGGGATCTCCTACAATTATATCAATGGATGAAGAGCTCAATAGATACATTCTAATGAATGAATCAAAAGGGATTGTTCCAGGATACCCTAAATCCATGGTAGACATCTTGGGAAACTGCAACATTGCAGCCGTTCATGGCTCCACTCACAAGTACTTGAGAGGTGCCTTGCTTTCCATTATTGGTCCCACCATGGTCAGAGATCAGCTTTTGACAAAAATTGATCACTTCATGAGATCCCACCTTAGcaattgggacaatcaagtcctcgACATTCAACGCAAAACCAAAGAG ATGACGTTCCTTTTATCACTCATGATGGTTGTAAGCATGGAATCAAGCAGAATATCAGATTCAATCATGCCGGAGTACTTTAAAATGGTTTCAGGAACCATTTCTCTCCCTATTGACCTTCCGAGGACGAAGTATCGTCGCGGATGTCAG GCAAGGAAAGCTCTCGTGAGCATTCTGCGTGAGGTAATAGAGgaaagaagaaaatcccaagaaacACACCGAGACATGCTTGGAGTATTAATGGGAAATGATGATGAAAGTAGACAGAAACTAAGCGATGAAGAAATCATTGATCTACTGATTGCAGTTATGTATTCTGGTTATGAAACTGTTTCAGCCACTTCAATGATGGCAGTGAAGTATCTTCAGGACCATCCCAAAGCACTTGAAGAACTCAGA GAAGAGCATTTGGCCATTAGACAAAGGAAAAAACCAGACGAATCAATTGATTTCAACGATCTCAAGTCAATGAGGTTTACTCGCGCg GTGATTTTTGAGACTGCTAGATTGGCCACAATAGTTAATGGCGTCCTAAGAAAAACCATTCAAGATGTGGAGTTAAATG gtTATTTGATTCCCAAAGGGTGGAAGATATATGTGTTCATAAGAGAGATAAATTATGACCCTTTTCTATATCCGGAGCCACTAAAGTTCAACCCATGGAGATGGCTGCAG GATCAGAGCCTAGAGTCAAAAAACCACTTCTTGGTATTTGGACGAGGTACAAGATTGTGTCCAGGGAAAGATTTGGGGATAGCTGAAATTTCAACTTTCTTGCACTATCTTGTAACTAGATACAG GTGGGAAGCAGCAGGAAATGATAAACTAGTGAAATTTCCTCGAGTTTCAGCACCTAATGGACTGCATATAAGGGTGTCATCTTACTAA